The Falco peregrinus isolate bFalPer1 chromosome 1, bFalPer1.pri, whole genome shotgun sequence genome has a window encoding:
- the BLOC1S6 gene encoding biogenesis of lysosome-related organelles complex 1 subunit 6 — MSGAERPEEKEAAAAASPGRSLGPGDASPDEGVVEDLPLIDEKAVEQLTEGLISHYLPDLQRSKSALQELTQNQVVLLETLEQEISKFKECNSILDINALFSEAKRYHNKLVNIRNEMMMLHEKTSKLKKRALKLQQKRQKEELEREQQREKELEREKQLTAKPARRT, encoded by the exons ATGAGCGGCGCGGAACGGCCCGAGGAGaaggaggcggcggcggcggccagcCCCGGGCGCTCGCTGG GTCCTGGTGATGCATCTCCAGATGAAGGAGTAGTAGAAGATTTGCCTTTAATAGATGAGAAAGCTGTGGAGCAGCTAACTGAAGGATTGATTTCTCATTATCTGCCTGATCTTCAGCGATCAAAATCAGCACTACAGGAACTTAC acagaaCCAAGTGGTATTACTAGAAACGTTAGAAcaagaaatttcaaaattcaaGGAGTGTAACTCCATTCTTGATATCAATGCTTTG ttttcagAAGCTAAACGCTATCACAACAAGTTAGTGAATATTAGAAATGAAATGATGATGCTCCATGAGAAGACATCAAAGCTAAAA aaAAGAGCACTTAAGCTGCAACAaaagaggcagaaggaagaacTGGAACGAGAACAACAACGTGAGAAGGAACTTGAAAGAGAGAAGCAGTTAACAGCAAAACCTGCTAGGAGGACATGA